From a region of the Odoribacter splanchnicus DSM 20712 genome:
- a CDS encoding ORF6N domain-containing protein, with protein sequence MKKKKGRTNDMSKSQKDLNIVTHTTELNPKLLTDVRKSIVVIRDIPVIADADVASLYGVETKRVNEAVRNNPDKFPEDYMFVLSSEESDVLRSKFSTTKVSSKSRVLPKVFTEKGLYMLATILKSKNALNVTFAIIETFTQVRCLKRELVDLHKETDSGKQTAKMRHFGKVLSDIVMPDLETSY encoded by the coding sequence TTGAAAAAGAAGAAAGGGAGGACGAACGATATGAGTAAATCGCAAAAAGATTTGAATATTGTGACACATACAACCGAATTAAATCCCAAACTTCTGACTGATGTTCGGAAGAGTATAGTTGTAATCAGGGATATTCCTGTAATAGCCGATGCCGATGTGGCAAGTCTTTATGGCGTCGAGACAAAGAGGGTCAATGAAGCTGTGCGTAACAATCCGGATAAATTTCCGGAGGATTATATGTTTGTTTTGTCTTCTGAAGAATCAGATGTTTTGCGGTCGAAATTTTCGACCACAAAAGTTTCTTCCAAAAGCAGGGTACTTCCCAAGGTCTTTACAGAGAAAGGGTTGTATATGCTTGCCACAATCTTGAAGAGCAAGAACGCACTAAATGTCACATTTGCTATTATTGAAACATTTACGCAAGTAAGATGCTTGAAGCGTGAATTGGTCGATTTACATAAGGAAACCGATTCCGGAAAACAGACAGCGAAAATGCGGCACTTTGGTAAAGTGCTGTCGGATATTGTGATGCCTGATTTGGAAACTTCTTATTGA
- a CDS encoding ATP-binding protein, whose amino-acid sequence MIFERKKYLDELIAGRGNGLVKIITGVRRCGKSFLLFDIWHNWLLEHGVTDSHIIEIQLDDFRNRRLRKPDTLLDYIDSKVMDDGKPYYIVLDEVQLVEEFVEVILSLTHMRNVDVYVSGSNSRFLSSDVVTEFRGRGDEIRIWPLTFDEYFSGIGGDIRKAWLDYYTFGGLPQVALLETEEKKTDYLRGLYETTYLRDVIERNHLRNPEGMKELVRVLASGIGSSTNPTRIANTFQSSQGVTIKRDTIKQYIDYLKDSFLIEEALRYDVKGRKYIGTETKYYFADVGIRAAILNYRQQEETHIMENIIYNELRSRGYNVDVGLVELGGKDKNGKFVRKQLEVDFVVNRPPYRVYIQSAFHMPTPEKEQQERRPLLSINDHFRKIVIVGDDIHRKEDELGVLTVGLLDFLTDKNLLEQG is encoded by the coding sequence ATGATATTTGAACGTAAGAAATACTTGGATGAACTTATTGCAGGACGTGGAAACGGTCTTGTGAAGATTATAACAGGTGTCAGACGATGTGGAAAGTCTTTCCTGTTGTTTGATATCTGGCATAACTGGTTGTTGGAACATGGGGTGACTGATAGTCACATCATTGAGATACAACTTGATGATTTCCGAAACAGGCGGTTGAGGAAGCCTGATACCTTGCTCGACTATATAGATTCAAAGGTTATGGATGATGGCAAACCTTATTATATAGTCTTGGACGAGGTACAGTTGGTAGAAGAATTTGTGGAGGTTATTCTTAGCTTGACACACATGAGGAATGTAGATGTGTATGTGTCGGGCTCAAACTCTCGTTTCCTGTCAAGTGATGTTGTGACAGAGTTTCGAGGCAGAGGTGACGAGATACGCATCTGGCCTCTCACCTTTGACGAATACTTTAGTGGTATTGGTGGAGATATACGCAAAGCTTGGTTGGATTACTATACTTTTGGAGGACTGCCACAGGTGGCTTTGCTTGAAACGGAAGAAAAGAAAACAGACTATTTGCGTGGTCTGTATGAAACGACCTATCTGCGTGACGTAATTGAGCGCAACCATCTGCGTAATCCTGAAGGAATGAAGGAATTGGTGCGTGTGCTTGCCTCGGGCATTGGTTCGTCAACCAATCCAACGAGAATAGCCAATACCTTTCAATCTTCACAAGGGGTAACCATAAAAAGAGACACTATAAAACAATACATTGACTATCTGAAAGACTCATTCTTGATAGAGGAAGCCTTGCGCTATGATGTGAAAGGCAGAAAATATATTGGTACCGAGACGAAATACTACTTCGCTGATGTCGGCATACGTGCAGCCATTCTCAACTATCGACAGCAGGAAGAAACGCACATTATGGAAAACATTATCTATAATGAACTTCGCAGTCGAGGATATAATGTGGACGTAGGATTGGTTGAACTTGGTGGCAAGGATAAGAACGGTAAGTTTGTCAGAAAACAGTTGGAGGTAGACTTTGTGGTGAACCGCCCTCCATACAGAGTGTATATCCAGTCGGCTTTCCACATGCCTACGCCAGAAAAGGAACAGCAAGAACGTCGCCCATTATTGTCAATCAATGACCACTTTCGTAAGATTGTCATTGTTGGTGATGACATTCATCGCAAGGAGGACGAACTCGGTGTGTTGACTGTCGGACTCTTGGATTTCTTGACAGATAAGAACTTGTTGGAGCAAGGATAA
- a CDS encoding sensor histidine kinase — MHRSKNSFLEWLVYSLIFFFLYDIIWILVDLPDFLQSVSGLYPELLVDFALCGLFSLSSLYLNRWLFKQQRFWREWQGHRVFVQNGLVLLGFNLLIAGGCELLLSLVAPKLMMQDIWGTSFLFGLIASLVALIHLSMHFSDMIVLKGKENLALQKRYLMLQLDPHFVFNSLSSLAGMIGEDPKMAEDYVVKLSHIYRYILQHIDKKYITLADGTDFIKSYIGLFNMRYDNAIVLHADDLHGDRNECILSLSLQLIIENAVKHNCPQSGTELHVSLGRQGDMLVIKNNRIYTNQTNDQSIESYGIGISNLKQRYRLEGEAEPEFVASQDAFEVRLPIIKRKQ, encoded by the coding sequence ATGCATAGATCCAAGAACTCTTTCCTTGAGTGGCTTGTCTACTCGCTTATCTTCTTCTTCCTGTACGACATCATTTGGATATTGGTAGACCTGCCCGACTTCCTACAGTCTGTAAGCGGACTGTATCCTGAGTTGCTTGTTGACTTTGCACTCTGCGGTTTGTTCTCGCTTTCGAGTTTGTATCTCAACCGATGGCTGTTCAAACAGCAGCGCTTTTGGCGCGAATGGCAGGGCCACCGTGTGTTCGTGCAGAACGGACTGGTGTTGTTGGGCTTCAACCTGCTTATTGCTGGTGGCTGCGAACTGCTGCTGAGCCTTGTAGCACCTAAGCTTATGATGCAGGATATATGGGGAACGTCTTTCCTATTCGGACTGATAGCGAGTCTTGTAGCACTCATCCACCTTTCGATGCACTTTTCAGACATGATTGTTCTGAAAGGCAAGGAGAACCTCGCCTTACAGAAGCGATACCTTATGCTGCAGTTGGACCCACATTTCGTGTTCAACAGTCTTAGTTCACTTGCCGGAATGATAGGGGAGGACCCGAAGATGGCTGAGGACTATGTCGTGAAACTCTCACATATCTACCGCTACATACTTCAGCATATCGACAAGAAGTATATAACCCTTGCCGACGGCACCGACTTCATCAAGTCGTACATCGGGCTGTTCAACATGCGATACGACAACGCCATCGTCCTGCACGCCGACGATTTGCACGGCGACCGCAACGAATGTATTCTCTCGCTGAGTCTACAGCTTATCATCGAGAATGCCGTGAAGCACAACTGTCCGCAGAGCGGCACCGAACTTCATGTGTCTCTTGGTCGCCAGGGCGACATGCTCGTCATAAAGAACAACCGCATATATACCAACCAGACCAACGACCAGAGCATAGAGTCGTACGGAATAGGTATCAGCAACCTGAAGCAACGCTACCGACTGGAGGGCGAGGCAGAGCCAGAGTTCGTAGCCAGTCAGGATGCCTTTGAGGTGCGACTGCCAATCATAAAACGAAAACAATAG
- a CDS encoding LytR/AlgR family response regulator transcription factor, whose product MQKVLIIEDDHFSARRLKRLIMDIDDTIDVHGPLKSVVEVTEELAANNDYDLIFSDIRLADSDVFEAFRKVMPQSFVIFTTAYDEYAMEAIKNNGLDYLMKPIDAGELRAAIGKLRFNRYAQQSAVVSPLHDVLNDTRQYRERFLITKGDELCMLCADDICYINMHDNRITAFAVDGTSYPLPMSMNDLEQALDPARFFRLNRQYIANINGIRKISFYFSSKLIVRLKGCKDENIVISKEKATLFKKWLEK is encoded by the coding sequence ATGCAAAAGGTATTGATTATAGAAGACGACCATTTCAGCGCTAGACGTCTGAAAAGGCTCATTATGGATATTGACGACACGATAGACGTGCATGGACCGCTGAAAAGTGTGGTGGAGGTGACAGAGGAGCTTGCCGCCAACAACGACTATGACCTTATCTTTTCCGACATCCGACTTGCCGACAGTGACGTGTTTGAAGCGTTCCGCAAGGTGATGCCGCAGTCGTTCGTGATCTTCACCACGGCTTACGACGAATATGCAATGGAGGCGATAAAGAACAACGGACTCGACTATCTGATGAAGCCGATTGACGCAGGTGAGCTGCGTGCCGCAATCGGCAAACTGCGGTTTAACCGCTATGCGCAGCAGTCTGCCGTGGTGAGTCCGCTGCACGACGTGCTTAACGACACGCGCCAATACCGCGAGCGTTTCCTAATCACGAAAGGTGACGAGCTTTGCATGCTCTGCGCTGACGACATATGCTACATCAATATGCATGACAACCGCATCACGGCGTTTGCCGTCGACGGCACATCCTATCCGCTGCCCATGAGCATGAACGACCTGGAGCAGGCTTTAGACCCTGCCCGTTTCTTCCGTCTCAATCGACAGTATATCGCCAACATTAATGGCATCAGAAAAATCAGTTTTTACTTCAGTTCCAAACTCATAGTAAGATTGAAAGGATGTAAGGATGAGAATATTGTGATAAGCAAAGAGAAAGCGACATTGTTTAAGAAATGGTTGGAGAAATAA
- a CDS encoding type I restriction endonuclease subunit R, EcoR124 family, translating into MKRKFASENGTDFNNILPKMSPLNPQYLTKKQTVFQKIVTFIEKFKGVGEQL; encoded by the coding sequence TTGAAACGTAAATTTGCAAGTGAAAACGGGACAGACTTTAATAACATATTGCCTAAAATGAGTCCTCTTAATCCGCAATATTTAACGAAGAAGCAGACGGTTTTTCAAAAAATTGTTACCTTTATCGAGAAGTTCAAAGGTGTAGGGGAACAATTATAA